One genomic window of Pagrus major chromosome 22, Pma_NU_1.0 includes the following:
- the LOC141018066 gene encoding probable ribonuclease ZC3H12D — MDHHQQHAKVERFLKLGYSHNDILRVLESLRHDAQTNDILEELIKTCHTRTHSNKSVPNSPKLVPRGSSPSPSQPRPGADREPAAGFRPVVIDGSNVAMSHGDKKVFSCQGIQLAVNWFWDKGMRDITVFIPLWRKEQPRPEAPITDQHILHELERSKILVYTPSRCVNGKRVVCYDDRYIVKLAFDSDGIIVSNDNYRDLQMENPQWKKFIEERLLMYTFANDKFMPPDDPLGRNGPTIDDFLRKKPWSSDNKQQHCPYGKKCTYGVKCKFYHPERANQSQLSVADELRDRARNFSPKPSLQDTHCLSAVYQPEHTYTSSTPPPLSTEDQAHRASPSEHFIYHRDSSSPRSHPNTSLHHCPSLDVDEAFSSMESSMSRLYIQDLPYSMERPPHSYSSGVASYSMSHDGYSISGSFGGSTQRPCGGGGGYYPHQNSSVSSEGRVCSQCRCSQQQTRVSSHQHHPGWGSCPALPPHNGEHPGHHSEKQYYRQPCNRQSQSLPRDPWVQADGRLSGRAKSPSSEQRKGLRSQLSTLFPQSAVEQVMNAYPHVSDMSKLISLIQSSRTSHISF; from the exons ATggaccaccaccagcagcacgcCAAAGTGGAGCGGTTTCTCAAGTTGGGGTACTCTCACAACGACATCCTGAGGGTGCTGGAGAGCCTCCGCCACGACGCCCAGACCAATgacatcctggaggagctgatAAAGACGTGCCACACTCGCACTCACAGCAACAAAAGTGTCCCAAACAGTCCCAAGCTGGTGCCCAGAGGCTCCAGCCCCAGTCCCAGTCAGCCCAGACCTGGAGCAGACAGAGAGCCAGCCGCTGGCTTCAGACCAGTGGTTATAGATGGAAGCAATGTGGCCATGAG CCATGGCGACAAGAAGGTGTTTTCGTGCCAGGGCATCCAGTTGGCAGTGAACTGGTTCTGGGACAAAGGGATGAGGGACATCACTGTGTTCATTCCCCTGTGGAGGAAGGAGCAGCCGCGGCCAGAGGCTCCCATTACAG ATCAACATATTCTCCACGAGCTGGAGAGGAGTAAGATCCTGGTGTACACGCCGTCCCGCTGCGTGAACGGTAAGAGGGTGGTGTGCTATGATGACCGCTACATCGTCAAGCTGGCCTTCGACTCCGACGGCATCATTGTGTCCAACGACAACTACCGTGACCTGCAGATGGAGAACCCCCAGTGGAAGAAGTTCATAGAGGAGAGGCTGCTGATGTACACGTTCGCTAATGACAA gttcATGCCTCCAGACGATCCTCTGGGCAGAAATGGTCCCACCATCGATGATTTCCTGCGGAAGAAGCCGTGGAGCTCAGACAACAAGCAGCAGCACTGTCCTTATG gAAAGAAGTGTACTTATGGAGTCAAGTGCAAGTTCTACCACCCAGAGCGGgccaaccaatcacagctctcTGTGGCTGATGAACTGAGGGACAGAGCCAGGAACTTCTCGCCCAAACCGAGcctgcaggacacacactgCCTCTCTGCTGTGTACCAGCCGGAGCACACATACACttcctccacccctccacctcTCAGCACAGAGGATCAGGCCCACAGGGCTTCACCCAGCGAGCACTTCATCTATCACAGAGACTCCAGCAGCCCGAGAAGCCATCCGAACACGAGCCTCCACCACTGCCCGAGCCTGGACGTAGATGAGGCCTTCAGCTCCATGGAGAGCTCCATGTCCAGGCTCTACATCCAGGATCTGCCCTACAGCATGGAGCGGCCTCCACACAGCTACAGCAGCGGGGTGGCCAGCTACAGCATGAGCCACGACGGCTACTCCATCTCCGGGTCATTTGGTGGGAGCACCCAGAGGCCGTGCGGGGGCGGAGGAGGTTATTACCCTCATCAGAACAGTTCAGTGTCCAGTGAGGGCCGCGTGTGCAGCCAGTGCAGGTGCAGTCAGCAGCAGACCAGGGTGTCCTCTCACCAACACCACCCAGGATGGGGCTCCTGCCCAGCTCTGCCTCCACATAACGGGGAGCATCCTGGCCACCATTCAGAGAAGCAGTACTACAGACAGCCCTGCAACAGACAGAGCCAAAGCCTACCAAGGGACCCATGGGTACAGGCTGACGGCAGGCTGAGCGGCCGGGCTAAGAGCCCGTCCAGTGAGCAGAGGAAGGGCCTGAGGAGCCAGCTAAGCACCTTGTTCCCTCAGAGCGCAGTGGAGCAGGTGATGAATGCTTACCCACATGTGTCAGACATGTCCAAACTGATCTCTCTCATCCAGAGCAGCAGGACCAGCCACATCTCCTTCTAG